The DNA region AAGCTTTAATTGTTGTAGAGTCAATAAAATAAATACCTGTTTCTTGCCCAAATAATAAATGAATCAACATATTTAAGGGCATGAATAATCGCGGCATTAAAGCAACAAATCTGTTATAGCTTAGGGCGCTAGGGAAGTCGTTCTTATGTAAATATTCGACGTAAGTTTTATAGAAAAATTTAAAGTTCTTAGCATGCGATGTATGAAACATAATTATTATTGTTAACATTTCGCTTAAACTCATATTACAAGCGCGATCTCTCTGCTTATTGGATGGTAATAATTTGCTCTTTTCATATTCAAGATAAATTTTACAAAAATCATCTATAAAACTATATAATTCTGTGATATCTTTCTTCATGCCTACAGTTTGTTTTTTTGTTCAAAAACTTCAATACTGTAGGTTGCCTCCCTTGGCAATCCTTATTATACGCCATGTTCGACTTTTTTTTAAGATTGACAAAAGAATAGGATAGACTAATAAGGTCATAGTTCAATTATCGAGAAAGAAGCTATGACCCTAGAAGAGTTTATCATTACTGTGTATTGTTTCATAGAAGAAAAAATGACTATCTTAACGCCATGTTCGACTTTTTTTTAGCAGGTAACTAATTTTTCGAGTTGTGTTGGCACAAGTTTTAAAGACTTTGTCAAAAATGTAGCAATAGTATGAGCAAGTAATTTTCTAGCGATGCGAGATTGTAGATGCCAGTAACTCTTAACTCTGATAGCATTAATAGCAAAACGTTCTGTAAGCTGACCAATAACAGTTTCAATTAAACGACGAGTAGCAGTAATCCATTTAAGGAAATTCTTGGATCTATTATCCTTCATATTCTTTTTTAAAGGTGTTTGTAAATCAATGTTTTTGGTGGCCAACTCATCTTTTAAATCCTGACCAAGATAGCCTTTATCGCCCAGTACCATGCCACTAATATTAGGAGACATTACTTGCAGAGCTTCACGTTCAGACCCATTAGCAGGAGTTATCATGAATCCAGCTATTCGACCTTCTTCATTAATTAATACGTGTCCTAGAAAACCGTAATAATAGCTATCTTTCGAAGCGCAGTACCCATAGTCAGCGTATTCCTTAAAACATCGCCCTCTCGTTGCTCGGGCCAAATTTATTACAGGAATCGGTACCCCATCTATCATATGCAGATCTGATTTGCTTGCACTCTTAAACAAGTCGGCAAGCAGCATGTTCTTAATAGATAAAAGACCGCTACATTGCTTCACATAAGACGGTCTACTCTTTAGATTGGGAAACCATTCTTGAAAATGACGTTTAAAATATTCCCATATCTGCTTGTCTTGGTGCAAACCGATAAATTCTCCCACCACTTCCATTGTTAATGCTTCCACGTCACTTAAGCAAGGTGGAAATCCTGCTTTCCTTACTTTGATATTTTTGGTTATTATAGTCATTTTTTCTTCTATGAAACAATACACAGTAATGATAAACTCTTCTAGGGTCATAGCTTCTTTCTCGATAATTGAACTATGACCTTATTAGGCTATCCTATTCTTTTGTCAATCTTAAAAAAAAGTCGAACATGGCGTTTATTATCTATTATCCTCCCATATTCCCCTTATCCAGAATTAACGTTAGAAGAGTTTATCATTACTGTGTATTGTTTCATAGAAGAAAAAATGACTATAATAACCAAAAATATCAAAGTAAGGAAAGCAGGATTTCCACCTTGCTTAAGTGACGTGGAAGCATTAACAATGGAAGTGGTGGGAGAATTTATCGGTTTGCACCAAGACAAGCAGATATGGGAATATTTTAAACGTCATTTTCAAGAATGGTTTCCCAATCTAAAGAGTAGACCGTCTTATGTGAAGCAATGTAGCGGTCTTTTATCTATTAAGAACATGCTGCTTGCCGACTTGTTTAAGAGTGCAAGCAAATCAGATCTGCATATGATAGATGGGGTACCGATTCCTGTAATAAATTTGGCCCGAGCAACGAGAGGGCGATGTTTTAAGGAATACGCTGACTATGGGTACTGCGCTTCGAAAGATAGCTATTATTACGGTTTTCTAGGACACGTATTAATTAATGAAGAAGGTCGAATAGCTGGATTCATGATA from Candidatus Tisiphia endosymbiont of Beris chalybata includes:
- a CDS encoding IS982 family transposase — its product is MTLEEFIITVYCFIEEKMTIITKNIKVRKAGFPPCLSDVEALTMEVVGEFIGLHQDKQIWEYFKRHFQEWFPNLKSRPSYVKQCSGLLSIKNMLLADLFKSASKSDLHMIDGVPIPVINLARATRGRCFKEYADYGYCASKDSYYYGFLGHVLINEEGRIAGFMITPANGSEREALQVMSPNISGMVLGDKGYLGQDLKDELATKNIDLQTPLKKNMKDNRSKNFLKWITATRRLIETVIGQLTERFAINAIRVKSYWHLQSRIARKLLAHTIATFLTKSLKLVPTQLEKLVTC
- a CDS encoding IS982 family transposase, which produces MTLLGYPILLSILKKSRTWRLLSIILPYSPYPELTLEEFIITVYCFIEEKMTIITKNIKVRKAGFPPCLSDVEALTMEVVGEFIGLHQDKQIWEYFKRHFQEWFPNLKSRPSYVKQCSGLLSIKNMLLADLFKSASKSDLHMIDGVPIPVINLARATRGRCFKEYADYGYCASKDSYYYGFLGHVLINEEGRIAGFMITPANGSEREALQVMSPNISGMVLGDKGYLGQDLKDELATKNIDLQTPLKKNMKDNRSKNFLKWITATRRLIETVIGQLTERFAINAIRVKSYWHLQSRIARKLLAHTIATFLTKSLKLVPTQLEKLVTC